A portion of the Podospora pseudoanserina strain CBS 124.78 chromosome 2, whole genome shotgun sequence genome contains these proteins:
- a CDS encoding hypothetical protein (COG:I; EggNog:ENOG503NWHE) encodes MRDLSPSEEKREGRGGLGGRRGRSIKRAGLRYLRRGIDEQGWVANGVETEQILYEADGGDKGRVYSFAQVRGSFPVFFTQSPYSLKPTPVLQHSQEANFAALRKHFGRLGERYGGLEVVNLVEKHGVEAPIGEVYERGVERLNEELVKEGKEKIGFEWFDFHSVCRGMKFENVSVLLEILGGRLEELGSSVVVDGVVERRQKGVLRTNCMDCLDRTNVCQSSFGKFMLDLQLREEGIDMEKQKDQENSWFNGLWADNGDAIGKQYAGTGAMKGDYTRTRKRNYRGALTDAGLSLTRLFNGMFNDFFLQASIDFLLGNVTSLVFEEFEANMMTKDPAVSMQNMRQQAIELCQKRVIEDEAEEFIGGWAFLTPSTPDTIRSATFEEAVLLLTDSALYLCRFDWNLDKVSSFERVDLAHVTKIRFGTYITSTISPAQVDELRNVGLVIEYKPGLTDVTRVNTRSLSSMSDHPKPTNDDFASAALSGVAGFFSGKNVAAAAAVTTPTRKIALKALYSQTSAAVSGAGKVKIGGEEEEDEDIARLTEIQQVVVIAAEIERLALLNQPREVKGEKGEGEGHLIEKGDIISVAEAKKNTGLLETLGHRVKKLVWA; translated from the exons ATGAGGGATCTGTCGCCCTCGGAGGAGAaacgggaggggagggggggattggggggaagaagggg AAGGAGTATAAAACGGGCGGGGTTGAGGTATTTGCGTCGGGGGATTGACGAGCAGGGATGGGTGGCGAATGGGGTCGAGACGGAGCAGATTTTGTATGAggctgatgggggggataAGGGGAGGGTGTATAGTTTTGCGCAAGTCAGGGGGAGTTTCCCGGTGTTTTTTACTCAGAGTCCGTATTCGTTGAAGCCGACGCCGGTCTTGCAGCATAGTCAGGAGGCGAACTTTGCGGCGTTGAGGAAGCATTTCGGACGGTTGGGGGAGCGGTacggggggttggaggtggtgaattTGGTGGAGAAACATGGGGTCGAGGCGCCGATTGGGGAGGTTTACGAACGGGGCGTGGAGAGGTTGAACGAggagttggtgaaggagggaaaggaaaagatcGGGTTCGAGTGGTTTGATTTTCACTCGGTGTGCAGGGGGATGAAGTTTGAGAATGTGAGCGTGTTGTTGGAGATTTTGGGCGGgaggctggaggagctggggagtagtgttgtggtggatggggttgtggagCGAAGACaaaagggggtgttgaggacgAATTGTATGGATTGTTTGGATCGGACGAATGTTTGTCAGAGCTCGTTTGGGAAGTTTATGCTGGATTTGCagctgagggaggagggtatTGATAtggaaaagcaaaaagatcAGGAGAATAGCTGGTTTAATGGGTTGTGGGCGGATAATGGGGATGCGATCGGGAAGCAGTATGCGGGGACCGGGGCGATGAAGGGGGATTAtacgaggacgaggaagaggaattATAGGGGGGCGTTGACGGATGCTGGGTTGAGCTTGACGAGGTTGTTTAATGG GATGTTTAACGACTTTTTTCTCCAAGCCAGCATCGATTTTTTGTTGGGGAACGTCACCTCCCTTGTGTTTGAAGAGTTTGAAGCAAACATGATGACCAAGGACCCGGCGGTATCGATGCAAAACATGCGCCAGCAGGCCATTGAGCTCTGCCAGAAACGGGTTATTGAAGACGAAGCAGAGGAATTTATTGGTGGTTGGGCCTTCCTCACGCCTAGCACGCCGGACACCATCCGCAGTGCCACCTTTGAGGAGGCAGTCTTGCTACTTACCGACTCGGCCCTCTATCTCTGCCGGTTTGACTGGAACCTCGACAAGGTCTCTAGCTTTGAGAGGGTTGACCTGGCGCATGTGACAAAGATTAGATTCGGGACTTATATCACGAGCACCATCTCGCCTGCGCAGGTGGACGAGCTGAGGAacgtggggttggtgattgAGTACAAGCCTGGGTTGACGGACGTCACGCGTGTCAACACGAGGTCGTTGTCGAGCATGAGTGATCACCCGAAACCGACAAATGACGACTTTGCGAGCGCGGCGCTGTCGGGGGTGGCGGGCTTCTTTTCGGGAAAGaatgttgctgctgctgctgcggtgaCGACGCCTACGAGGAAGATTGCGTTGAAGGCGTTGTACAGCCAGACGTCTGCTGCTGTGAGTGGTGCTGGGAAGGTGAagattgggggggaggaggaggaggatgaggacatTGCGCGGCTTACCGAGATTCAGCAGGTGGTTGTTATcgcggccgagattgagaggTTGGCGCTGTTGAATCagccgagggaggtgaagggggagaagggggagggggagggacatttgattgagaagggggatATTATCAGTGTGGcggaggcgaagaagaacaCGGGGTTGCTGGAGACTTTGGGGCACAGGGTTAAGAAGTTGGTTTGGGCTTga
- a CDS encoding hypothetical protein (COG:I; EggNog:ENOG503NWHE): protein MPGLARKVLVAAAVDGLLLHPLNPVPSKDGSRPPPLPLVKIKYGSNVSVSTVGRDHAPPATSESFEAYGVVGIITVFHYSYLITVTRRQQVANLFGRHPIYVVTEVALTPLTSRQEAADSIGKTALALKNRLQKEGSTSQSTSGDEETGGLGIDELPRDDAVESATEDDAITPPENTSSSSIAKDVISRRGSYGRFAQRWFSRSGWAAENKRQMGLTPDSGTPPAQQNRASNKNVPTRFQIPDGADGSEAAIELLPKLLRTAQILFGSSRTFFFGYDVDVTRRLADGG, encoded by the exons ATGCCCGGCCTAGCCCGCAAGGTCCTCGTCGCCGCGGCGGTCGACGGCCTGCTTCTTCACCCTTTGAACCCTGTCCCCTCCAAAGACGGGAGTCGGCCCCCGCCGTTGCCGCTGGTGAAGATCAAGTATGGGAGTAATGTTTCTGTTTCGACCGTCGGGAGGGATCACGCACCGCCAGCGACGAGCGAGAGTTTTGAGGCttatggggttgttg GCATAATAACAGTGTTTCACTACTCCTacctcatcaccgtcacccGAAGGCAGCAGGTCGCTAATTTGTTTGGTCGCCACCCCATCTACGTCGTCACCGAAGTCGCTTTGACACCCCTCACCTCCCGGCAGGAAGCGGCGGATTCGATTGGGAAGACGGCGCTGGCGTTGAAGAACAGGCTGCAGAAGGAGGGGAGCACAAGCCAGTCTACCAGCGGTGACGAAGAAacgggggggttggggattgaTGAACTGCCTCGTGATGACGCGGTCGAGTCAGCAACGGAGGACGACGCCATCACTCCTCCTGAGAATACGAGCAGCAGTAGTATTGCGAAGGATGTGATTAGTAGACGGGGGAGTTATGGTCGTTTTGCGCAGAGGTGGTTTTCCCGCTCCGGGTGGGCGGCGGAGAACAAAAGGCAGATGGGCCTTACGCCCGACTCTGGCACTCCTCCTGCCCAGCAGAATAGGGCGAGCAATAAGAACGTGCCGACGAGGTTTCAGATCCCGGATGGGGCGGATGGGAGCGAGGCTGCGATTGAGTTGTTGCCCAAGTTGCTGAGGACGGCACAGATACTGTTTGGGAGTAGCAGGACGTTCTTCTTTGGgtatgatgttgatgttacgaggaggttggcggatgggggttga
- the SNU13 gene encoding RNA binding protein snu13 (EggNog:ENOG503P2R7; COG:A; COG:J), giving the protein MDEFFRRRIFLFLRSSLSSASFTSQSPATSPSTPRASKPAVNPGDDRKQKHTLSLSISTPTMSGQNDSAAWPKAEDPALVQELLDCVQQASHYRQLKKGANEATKSINRGTSELVILAADTAPLSIVLHIPLISEEKNVPYVYVPSKIALGRACGVSRAVIAVSLTSNEASDLNSKIRALRDKVERLAM; this is encoded by the exons ATGGATGAATTTTTTCGCAGGCgcatttttttatttttgagatcttctctttcttctgcATCGTTCACGTCGCAATCCCCAGCAACATCCCCTAGCACCCCCAGGGCGAGCAAACCTGCAGTGAACCCTGGAGACGATCGGAAACAAAAGCACACACTATCGCTATCCATTTCCACACCGACAATGTCTGGTCAAAACGACTCTGCCGCCTGGCCCAAGGCCGAGGACCCTGCTCTCGTCCAGGAGCTTCTCGACTGCGTCCAGCAGGCCAGCCACTACAGGCAGCTCAAGAAGGGCGCCAACGAGGCCACCAAGTCCATCAACCGCGGCACCAGCGAGCTTGTCATCCTTGCCGCCGACACTGCTCCCCTCAGCATTGTCCTCCACATTCCCTTGATCTCTGAGGAGAAGAACGTGCCCTACGTTTACGTGCCCAGCAAGATTGCTCTG GGTCGTGCCTGCGGTGTCTCCCGCGCCGTGATCGCCGTCTCCCTTACCTCCAACGAGGCTTCCGACCTCAACTCCAAGATCCGTGCCCTCCGCGACAAGGTCGAGAGACTTGCTATGTAA
- the CUP5 gene encoding vacuolar ATPase V0 domain subunit c (EggNog:ENOG503P1TH; COG:P): protein MGCTAAIVFTCLGASYGTAKSGVGIAAMGVLRPDLIVKNIVPVIMAGIIGIYGLVVSVLISDALTQDSYALYTGFVQLGAGLSVGLAGMAAGFAIGIVGDAGVRGTAQQPRLFVGMILILIFAEVLGLYGLIVALLMNSKATINTVCA from the exons ATGGGCTGCACTGCGGCCATCGTCTTCACCTGCCTGGGTGCCTCGTACGGTACCGCAAAGTCCGGTGTCGGTATCGCCGCCATGGGTGTTCTCCGTCCTGATCTCATCGTCAAGA ACATTGTTCCCGTCATCATGGCTGGTATCATTGGTATCTACGGTCTCGTCGTGTCTGTCTTGATTTCCGATGCTCTCACACAAGACTCCTACGCTCTCTACACCGGTTTCGTACAGCTCGGCGCTGGTCTCTCTGTCGGTCTCGCCGGCATGGCTGCTGGTTTCGCTATCGGTATCGTTGGTGACGCAGGTGTCCGCGGTACTGCGCAACAACCGAGACTGTTCGTCGGCATGATTCTCATTCTCATTTTCGCTGAAGTCTTGG GTCTGTACGGCTTGATTGTTGCTCTTCTCATGAACTCGAaggccaccatcaacactGTCTGCGCCTGA